In Jaculus jaculus isolate mJacJac1 chromosome 11, mJacJac1.mat.Y.cur, whole genome shotgun sequence, the following proteins share a genomic window:
- the Usp7 gene encoding ubiquitin carboxyl-terminal hydrolase 7 isoform X1, which translates to MNHQQQQQQQQQQQKAGEQQLSEPEDMEMEAGDADDPPRITQNPVINGNVALSDGHSNAEEDMEDDTSWRSEATFQFCVERFSRLSESVLSPPCFVRNLPWKIMVMPRFYPDRPHQKSVGFFLQCNAESDSTSWSCHAQAVLKIMNCRDEDKSFSRRISHLFFHKENDWGFSNFMAWSEVTDPEKGFIDNDKVTFEVSVQADAPHGVAWDSKKHTGYVGLKNQGATCYMNSLLQTLFFTNQLRKAVYMMPTEGDDSSKSVPLALQRVFYELQHSDKPVGTKKLTKSFGWETLDSFMQHDVQELCRVLLDNVENKMKGTCVEGTIPKLFRGKMVSYIQCKEVDYRSDRREDYYDIQLSIKGKKNIFESFVDYVAVEQLDGDNKYDAGEHGLQEAEKGVKFLTLPPVLHLQLMRFMYDPQTDQNIKINDRFEFPEQLPLDEFLQKTDPKDPANYILHAVLVHSGDNHGGHYVVYLNPKGDGKWCKFDDDVVSRCTKEEAIEHNYGGHDDDLSVRHCTNAYMLVYIRESKLSEVLQAVTDHDIPQQLVERLQEEKRIEAQKRKERQEAHLYMQVQIVAEDQFCGHQGNDMYDEEKVKYTVFKVLKNSSLAEFVQSLSQTMGFPQDQIRLWPMQARSNGTKRPAMLDNEADGNKTMIELSDNENPWTIFLETVDPELAASGATLPKFDKDHDVMLFLKMYDPKTRSLNYCGHIYTPISCKIRDLLPVMCDRAGFIQDTTLILYEEVKPNLTERIQDYDVSLDKALDELMDGDIIVFQKDDPENDNSELPTAKEYFRDLYHRVDVIFCDKTIPNDPGFVVTLSNRMNYFQVAKTVAQRLNTDPMLLQFFKSQGYRDGPGNPLRHNYEGTLRDLLQFFKPRQPKKLYYQQLKMKITDFENRRSFKCIWLNSQFREEEITLYPDKHGCVRDLLEECKKAVELGDKASGKLRLLEIVSYKIIGVHQEDELLECLSPATSRTFRIEEIPLDQVDIDKENEMLITVAHFHKEVFGTFGIPFLLRIHQGEHFREVMRRIQSLLDIQEKEFEKFKFAIVMMGRHQYINEDEYEVNLKDFEPQPGNMSHPRPWLGLDHFNKAPKRSRYTYLEKAIKIHN; encoded by the exons CTGGAGATGCCGATGACCCACCAAGAATTACTCAGAACCCCGTCATCAATGGGAATGTGGCCCTGAGTGATGGGCACAGCAATGCCGAGGAGGACATGGAGGACG ACACCAGTTGGCGCTCCGAGGCAACCTTTCAGTTCTGTGTCGAGCGCTTCAGCAGACTGAGTGAGTCGGTCCTTAGCCCTCCGTGTTTTGTGCGAAATCTGCCATGGAAGATTATGGTGATGCCACGCTTTTATCCAGACAGACCACACCAAAAAAGCGTAGGATTCTTTCTCCAGTGCAATGCCGAATCTGACTCCAC GTCGTGGTCCTGCCATGCGCAAGCAGTGCTGAAGATCATGAACTGCAGAGACGAGGACAAGTCGTTCAGTCGCCGCATCAGCCATTTGTTCTTCCATAAGGAAAACGACTGGGGATTTTCCAATTTTATGGCCTGGAGT GAAGTGACCGATCCTGAGAAAGGATTTATAGATAATGACAAGGTCACCTTTGAAGTCTCTGTTCAGGCTGATGCTCCCCATGGAGTTGC GTGGGACTCGAAGAAGCACACAGGCTATGTTGGTTTAAAGAACCAGGGAGCGACGTGTTACATGAACAGCCTGTTGCAGACCTTATTTTTCACAAATCAACTCCGAAAG GCTGTATACATGATGCCAACAGAGGGGGATGACTCCTCTAAGAGCGTTCCCTTAGCATTGCAGAGAGTGTTCTATGAACTACAGCACAGCGACAAGCCCGTAGGAACAAAAAAGCTAACGAAGTCATTTGG GTGGGAAACTCTGGATAGCTTCATGCAACATGACGTTCAAGAGCTTTGTCGAGTG TTGCTTGATAATGTGGAAAACAAGATGAAAGGCACGTGTGTAGAAGGCACCATTCCAAAATTATTCAGAGGCAAAATGGTG TCCTATATTCAGTGCAAAGAAGTTGACTACCGGTCTGATAGAAGAGAAGACTATTACGACATCCAGCTTagcataaaaggaaagaaaaaca TATTTGAATCTTTCGTGGATTATGTAGCGGTTGAACAGCTGGACGGGGACAACAAATACGATGCCGGGGAGCACGGCCTGCAG gaagcagagaaaggtgtGAAATTCTTAACGTTGCCTCCAGTGTTACACCTGCAGCTGATGCGGTTCATGTACGACCCTCAGACGGACCAAAACATCAAGATCAATGATAG GTTTGAGTTTCCAGAACAATTGCCACTTGATGAATTTTTGCAAAAAACAGACCCCAAGGACCCTGCAAATTATATTCTCCATGCAGTCCTGGTTCACAGTGGAGATAACCATGGTGGACATTATGTGGTTTACCTGAACCCCAAAGGAGATGGCAAA TGGTGTAAATTTGATGACGACGTGGTGTCAAGGTGCACTAAAGAAGAAGCGATTGAGCACAATTATGGGGGCCATGATGACGACCTATCTGTCCGACACTGCACTAACGCCTACATGTTAGTGTACATCAGGGAGTCAAAGCTCA GTGAAGTTTTACAAGCTGTCACAGACCATGATATTCCCCAGCAGTTGGTGGAAAGAttgcaagaagagaaaaggaTTGAGGCTCAGAAGCGGAAGGAGCGGCAGGAAGCTCATCTCTACATGCAAGTGCAG ATAGTTGCAGAGGACCAGTTTTGTGGTCACCAAGGAAATGACATGTATGATGAGGAGAAAGTAAAGTACACCGTGTTCAAGGTTCTGAAGAACTCCTCCCTGGCTGAGTTTGTTCAGAGCCTCTCTCAGACCATG ggatTTCCACAAGATCAAATTCGATTATGGCCTATGCAGGCAAGGAGTAATGGAACAAAACGCCCTGCAATGTTAGATAATGAAGCTGACGGCAATAAAACA ATGATTGAACTCAGTGATAATGAAAACCCTTGGACAATATTCCTGGAAACAGTTGATCCCGAGCTGGCTGCTAGTGGAGCAACCTTACCCAAGTTTGATAAAGATC ATGATGTAATGTTATTTTTGAAGATGTATGATCCTAAAACAAGGAGCTTGAATTACTGTGGACATATCTATACACCCATATCCTGTAAAATAC GTGATTTGCTCCCAGTTATGTGTGACAGAGCAGGATTTATCCAGGATACTACCCTTATCCTCTATGAG GAAGTTAAACCGAATTTAACAGAGAGAATTCAGGACTACGATGTGTCTCTTGATAAAGCCCTGGATGAACTTATGGATGGTGACATTATAGTGTTTCAGAA GGATGACCCTGAGAATGATAACAGTGAATTGCCCACTGCAAAAGAATATTTCCGAGACCTCTATCACCGCGTGGATGTCATCTTCTGTGATAAAACAATTCCCAATGACCCTGGATTTGTGGTTACATTATCAAATAGGATGAATTATTTTCAG GTTGCAAAGACAGTTGCACAGAGGCTCAACACAGACCCAATGTTGCTGCAGTTCTTCAAGTCTCAAGG TTATAGGGATGGCCCAGGTAATCCTCTTAGACACAATTATGAAGGTACTTTAAGAGATCTTCTACAGTTCTTTAAACCAAGACAACCTAAGAAACTTTACTACCAACAG CTTAAGATGAAAATCACAGACTTTGAGAACAGGAGAAGTTTTAAGTGTATATGGTTAAACAGCCAATTTAGGGAAGAG GAAATAACACTATATCCAGACAAGCATGGCTGTGTCCGGGACCTGTTAGAAGAATGTAAAAAAGCTGTGGAACTTGGTGACAAGGCATCAGGGAAACTTAG gctgCTAGAAATTGTAAGCTACAAAATCATTGGTGTACATCAAGAAGATGAACTATTAGAATGTCTATCTCCTGCCACAAGTCGCACGTTTCGAATAGAG GAAATACCTTTGGACCAAGTGGACATAGATAAGGAAAATGAGATGCTAATCACAGTGGCACATTTTCACAAAGAAGTGTTTGGGACATTTGGAATTCCATTTTTGTTGAGGATACACCAG GGTGAGCACTTCAGAGAGGTGATGAGACGGATACAGAGCCTGCTAGACATCCAGGAAAAGGAGTTTGAGAAG tttaaatTTGCAATTGTCATGATGGGCCGGCACCAGTACATTAACGAAGATGAGTATGAAGTGAATTTGAAAGACTTTGAGCCGCAGCCTG GTAACATGTCTCATCCTCGGCCTTGGCTAGGGCTTGATCACTTCAACAAAGCCCCAAAGAGGAGTCGCTACACTTACCTTGAAAAGGCCATTAAGATCCACAACTGA
- the Usp7 gene encoding ubiquitin carboxyl-terminal hydrolase 7 isoform X2, with product MVMPRFYPDRPHQKSVGFFLQCNAESDSTSWSCHAQAVLKIMNCRDEDKSFSRRISHLFFHKENDWGFSNFMAWSEVTDPEKGFIDNDKVTFEVSVQADAPHGVAWDSKKHTGYVGLKNQGATCYMNSLLQTLFFTNQLRKAVYMMPTEGDDSSKSVPLALQRVFYELQHSDKPVGTKKLTKSFGWETLDSFMQHDVQELCRVLLDNVENKMKGTCVEGTIPKLFRGKMVSYIQCKEVDYRSDRREDYYDIQLSIKGKKNIFESFVDYVAVEQLDGDNKYDAGEHGLQEAEKGVKFLTLPPVLHLQLMRFMYDPQTDQNIKINDRFEFPEQLPLDEFLQKTDPKDPANYILHAVLVHSGDNHGGHYVVYLNPKGDGKWCKFDDDVVSRCTKEEAIEHNYGGHDDDLSVRHCTNAYMLVYIRESKLSEVLQAVTDHDIPQQLVERLQEEKRIEAQKRKERQEAHLYMQVQIVAEDQFCGHQGNDMYDEEKVKYTVFKVLKNSSLAEFVQSLSQTMGFPQDQIRLWPMQARSNGTKRPAMLDNEADGNKTMIELSDNENPWTIFLETVDPELAASGATLPKFDKDHDVMLFLKMYDPKTRSLNYCGHIYTPISCKIRDLLPVMCDRAGFIQDTTLILYEEVKPNLTERIQDYDVSLDKALDELMDGDIIVFQKDDPENDNSELPTAKEYFRDLYHRVDVIFCDKTIPNDPGFVVTLSNRMNYFQVAKTVAQRLNTDPMLLQFFKSQGYRDGPGNPLRHNYEGTLRDLLQFFKPRQPKKLYYQQLKMKITDFENRRSFKCIWLNSQFREEEITLYPDKHGCVRDLLEECKKAVELGDKASGKLRLLEIVSYKIIGVHQEDELLECLSPATSRTFRIEEIPLDQVDIDKENEMLITVAHFHKEVFGTFGIPFLLRIHQGEHFREVMRRIQSLLDIQEKEFEKFKFAIVMMGRHQYINEDEYEVNLKDFEPQPGNMSHPRPWLGLDHFNKAPKRSRYTYLEKAIKIHN from the exons ATGGTGATGCCACGCTTTTATCCAGACAGACCACACCAAAAAAGCGTAGGATTCTTTCTCCAGTGCAATGCCGAATCTGACTCCAC GTCGTGGTCCTGCCATGCGCAAGCAGTGCTGAAGATCATGAACTGCAGAGACGAGGACAAGTCGTTCAGTCGCCGCATCAGCCATTTGTTCTTCCATAAGGAAAACGACTGGGGATTTTCCAATTTTATGGCCTGGAGT GAAGTGACCGATCCTGAGAAAGGATTTATAGATAATGACAAGGTCACCTTTGAAGTCTCTGTTCAGGCTGATGCTCCCCATGGAGTTGC GTGGGACTCGAAGAAGCACACAGGCTATGTTGGTTTAAAGAACCAGGGAGCGACGTGTTACATGAACAGCCTGTTGCAGACCTTATTTTTCACAAATCAACTCCGAAAG GCTGTATACATGATGCCAACAGAGGGGGATGACTCCTCTAAGAGCGTTCCCTTAGCATTGCAGAGAGTGTTCTATGAACTACAGCACAGCGACAAGCCCGTAGGAACAAAAAAGCTAACGAAGTCATTTGG GTGGGAAACTCTGGATAGCTTCATGCAACATGACGTTCAAGAGCTTTGTCGAGTG TTGCTTGATAATGTGGAAAACAAGATGAAAGGCACGTGTGTAGAAGGCACCATTCCAAAATTATTCAGAGGCAAAATGGTG TCCTATATTCAGTGCAAAGAAGTTGACTACCGGTCTGATAGAAGAGAAGACTATTACGACATCCAGCTTagcataaaaggaaagaaaaaca TATTTGAATCTTTCGTGGATTATGTAGCGGTTGAACAGCTGGACGGGGACAACAAATACGATGCCGGGGAGCACGGCCTGCAG gaagcagagaaaggtgtGAAATTCTTAACGTTGCCTCCAGTGTTACACCTGCAGCTGATGCGGTTCATGTACGACCCTCAGACGGACCAAAACATCAAGATCAATGATAG GTTTGAGTTTCCAGAACAATTGCCACTTGATGAATTTTTGCAAAAAACAGACCCCAAGGACCCTGCAAATTATATTCTCCATGCAGTCCTGGTTCACAGTGGAGATAACCATGGTGGACATTATGTGGTTTACCTGAACCCCAAAGGAGATGGCAAA TGGTGTAAATTTGATGACGACGTGGTGTCAAGGTGCACTAAAGAAGAAGCGATTGAGCACAATTATGGGGGCCATGATGACGACCTATCTGTCCGACACTGCACTAACGCCTACATGTTAGTGTACATCAGGGAGTCAAAGCTCA GTGAAGTTTTACAAGCTGTCACAGACCATGATATTCCCCAGCAGTTGGTGGAAAGAttgcaagaagagaaaaggaTTGAGGCTCAGAAGCGGAAGGAGCGGCAGGAAGCTCATCTCTACATGCAAGTGCAG ATAGTTGCAGAGGACCAGTTTTGTGGTCACCAAGGAAATGACATGTATGATGAGGAGAAAGTAAAGTACACCGTGTTCAAGGTTCTGAAGAACTCCTCCCTGGCTGAGTTTGTTCAGAGCCTCTCTCAGACCATG ggatTTCCACAAGATCAAATTCGATTATGGCCTATGCAGGCAAGGAGTAATGGAACAAAACGCCCTGCAATGTTAGATAATGAAGCTGACGGCAATAAAACA ATGATTGAACTCAGTGATAATGAAAACCCTTGGACAATATTCCTGGAAACAGTTGATCCCGAGCTGGCTGCTAGTGGAGCAACCTTACCCAAGTTTGATAAAGATC ATGATGTAATGTTATTTTTGAAGATGTATGATCCTAAAACAAGGAGCTTGAATTACTGTGGACATATCTATACACCCATATCCTGTAAAATAC GTGATTTGCTCCCAGTTATGTGTGACAGAGCAGGATTTATCCAGGATACTACCCTTATCCTCTATGAG GAAGTTAAACCGAATTTAACAGAGAGAATTCAGGACTACGATGTGTCTCTTGATAAAGCCCTGGATGAACTTATGGATGGTGACATTATAGTGTTTCAGAA GGATGACCCTGAGAATGATAACAGTGAATTGCCCACTGCAAAAGAATATTTCCGAGACCTCTATCACCGCGTGGATGTCATCTTCTGTGATAAAACAATTCCCAATGACCCTGGATTTGTGGTTACATTATCAAATAGGATGAATTATTTTCAG GTTGCAAAGACAGTTGCACAGAGGCTCAACACAGACCCAATGTTGCTGCAGTTCTTCAAGTCTCAAGG TTATAGGGATGGCCCAGGTAATCCTCTTAGACACAATTATGAAGGTACTTTAAGAGATCTTCTACAGTTCTTTAAACCAAGACAACCTAAGAAACTTTACTACCAACAG CTTAAGATGAAAATCACAGACTTTGAGAACAGGAGAAGTTTTAAGTGTATATGGTTAAACAGCCAATTTAGGGAAGAG GAAATAACACTATATCCAGACAAGCATGGCTGTGTCCGGGACCTGTTAGAAGAATGTAAAAAAGCTGTGGAACTTGGTGACAAGGCATCAGGGAAACTTAG gctgCTAGAAATTGTAAGCTACAAAATCATTGGTGTACATCAAGAAGATGAACTATTAGAATGTCTATCTCCTGCCACAAGTCGCACGTTTCGAATAGAG GAAATACCTTTGGACCAAGTGGACATAGATAAGGAAAATGAGATGCTAATCACAGTGGCACATTTTCACAAAGAAGTGTTTGGGACATTTGGAATTCCATTTTTGTTGAGGATACACCAG GGTGAGCACTTCAGAGAGGTGATGAGACGGATACAGAGCCTGCTAGACATCCAGGAAAAGGAGTTTGAGAAG tttaaatTTGCAATTGTCATGATGGGCCGGCACCAGTACATTAACGAAGATGAGTATGAAGTGAATTTGAAAGACTTTGAGCCGCAGCCTG GTAACATGTCTCATCCTCGGCCTTGGCTAGGGCTTGATCACTTCAACAAAGCCCCAAAGAGGAGTCGCTACACTTACCTTGAAAAGGCCATTAAGATCCACAACTGA